From the Apus apus isolate bApuApu2 chromosome 4, bApuApu2.pri.cur, whole genome shotgun sequence genome, one window contains:
- the ZBTB49 gene encoding zinc finger and BTB domain-containing protein 49: MDTVASHGCHLLQQLHEQRIQGLLCDCMLVVKGVCFKAHKNVLAAFSQYFRTLFQNSSGQKNDVFHLDIKNVGGIGQILDFMYTSHLDLSQDNVQAMLDIAQCLQVQNVLNICHTFLKSSTAAEQPASMPCNSVFSLQDPLAADTGCASDSYGPGLLQECSSDTQASKVLADHHPHASQSVHLHAPSGDVQKQPQALDGSCAELPFKQPNYYYKLRNFYSKQFYKQNACTPHERVAEQPFSYSTPAEINTVENNSCTVNHSECILETSDHLPSNFLVQPMNEAAPEQDAEGTLMPTKQMQLKKAIHLKKLNFLRSQKSAEQPPEPKRDDSRITGVIDSVNESTVDITNVRVTEEKEAEDLVNSENFDQTLETERSQGHLEQEGQSQTLQSQKQYTCELCGKAFKHPSNLELHKRSHTGEKPFECNICGKHFSQAGNLQTHLRRHSGEKPYICEICGKRFAASGDVQRHIIIHSGEKPHLCDICGRGFSNFSNLKEHKKTHTADKVFTCDECGKSFNMQRKLVKHRIRHTGERPYSCSACGKCFAGSGDLRRHVRTHTGEKPYTCETCNKCFTRSAVLRRHKKMHCKAADEGPNTLDEFTQGIESSDLDRSQSSDSFGQEMSVTLLPVSVKFPIRPTADSTEFESSADSYCKLRSMIQHPDSANQQKLNVDSAKLPKAQTQQTPPPPYAYADVEASSAEEPLQSDNIPMIRSSMVSLDSHCNDPLGSRTSSAAYKSNEGPFFSSMTLWGLAMKTLQNESELEQ; this comes from the exons ATGGACACTGTTGCTAGCCATGGTTGtcatcttctccagcagctACATGAACAGCGCATTCAGGGGCTGCTCTGTGACTGCATGCTGGTGGTAAAAGGTGTCTGCTTCAAAGCACACAAAAATGTGTTAGCTGCTTTCAGTCAGTATTTCAG GACCCTTTTCCAGAATTCTTCAGGCCAGAAGAATGATGTCTTTCACTTGGACATTAAGAATGTAGGTGGAATAGGACAGATCTTGGATTTCATGTACACCTCTCACCTGGATCTTAGCCAGGACAATGTACAAGCTATGTTGGATATTGCTCAGTGTCTCCAAGTGCAAAATGTGCTGAACATCTGCCAcacctttttaaaatcttccacagcagcagagcagccagccagcatGCCTTGTAATAGCGTCTTTTCGCTGCAGGATCCCTTGGCTGCAGACACTGGCTGTGCCAGTGACAGCTATGGACCAGGCCTGTTGCAGGAATGCTCTTCTGACACACAAGCTAGTAAGGTCTTGGCAGACCACCATCCTCATGCATCGCAGTCTGTTCATCTTCACGCACCCTCAGGGGATGTACAGAAACAACCACAAGCCTTGGATGGCAGCTGTGCAGAGCTTCCCTTTAAACAGCCAAATTACTATTATAAACTGCGCAACTTTTACAGCAAGCAGTTCTATAAGCAAAATGCTTGCACTCCTCATGAGAGAGTAGCAGAACAACCCTTTTCTTACAGCACGCCTGCAGAAATAAACACGGTAGAGAATAATTCTTGTACTGTCAATCACTCTGAGTGTATTCTGGAAACTTCTGATCATTTACCATCCAACTTTCTTGTTCAGCCCATGAAtgaagctgctccagagcaggatGCAGAAGGCACACTGATGCCCACCAAACAGATGCAGCTGAAAAAGGCAATACACCTCAAAAAGTTAAACTTTCTAAGATCTCAGAaatctgcagagcagccacctgAGCCTAAGAGAGATGACAGTAGAATAACAGGAGTAATTGATTCTGTAAATGAAAGTACTGTGGACATTACAAATGTTAGagttactgaagaaaaagaagctgaagattTAGTGAATTCTGAGAATTTTGATCAAActctggaaacagaaagatctCAAGGTCATTTGGAACAAGAGGGGCAATCACAGACTCTTCAGTCACAGAAGCAATATACTTGTGAATTATGTGGGAAGGCTTTCAAACATCCAAGCAATTTGGAGCTCCACAAAAGGTCTCATACAG GTGAGAAACCTTTTGAATGTAACATTTGTGGGAAACACTTCTCACAG GCAGGTAATCTCCAGACACATTTACGTCGACATTCTGGTGAAAAGCCATACATTTGTGAAATCTGTGGGAAAAG ATTTGCTGCTTCTGGTGATGTTCAACGCCACATTATTATTCATTCTGGAGAAAAGCCTCATCTGTGTGATATCTGTGGCCGAG GATTCAGTAACTTTAGTAATTTGAAGGAGCACAAAAAGACCCATACTGCAGATAAAGTCTTCACCTGTGATGAATGTGGGAAGTCATTCAACATGCAGCGAAAATTAGTAAAACACAGAATCAGGCATACTGGAGAGAGACCATACAGCTGTTCAGCCTGTG GGAAATGTTTTGCAGGCTCTGGTGACCTGCGTAGACATGTGAGGACTCACACAGGAGAAAAACCCTATACCTGTGAAACTTGCAACAAATGCTTCACTCGCTCTGCGGTCCTGCGGCGGCACAAGAAAATGCATTGCAAAGCTGCTGATGAAGGCCCCAACACACTAGATGAATTTACTCAAGGGATTGAAAGTTCTGACCTTGACAGATCGCAGAGTTCTGACTCTTTTGGCCAAGAAATGTCTGTTACATTGTTACCAGTGTCTGTTAAATTTCCCATTCGTCCAACTGCAGATTCAACTGAATTTGAAAGTTCTGCGGATTCTTACTGTAAGTTGCGATCAATGATTCAACACCCTGACTCAGCAAACCAACAGAAACTGAATGTGGATTCTGCTAAACTCCCAAAAGCTCAAACACAGCAAACTCCTCCCCCACCATATGCTTATGCAGATGTAGAAGCGTCTTCTGCAGAAGAACCCTTGCAGTCTGATAATATCCCCATGATTCGCTCCTCTATGGTTAGCTTGGACAGTCACTGTAACGATCCACTAGGCAGTCGAACATCATCTGCTGCATACAAGAGTAATGAAGGACCGTTTTTCTCCAGCATGACCCTCTGGGGTTTAGCTATGAAGACCTTGCAGAATGAAAGTGAGTTGGAACAATGA